A window of Fragaria vesca subsp. vesca linkage group LG7, FraVesHawaii_1.0, whole genome shotgun sequence contains these coding sequences:
- the LOC101315379 gene encoding UPF0565 protein C2orf69 homolog yields the protein MDRWCGVLNVPLHPLARSCYRVAASLCLSPTSKTLIVPSANAIFFGGDRVAGTGNEVVERLSDLQNIAEILVSKIGGSVNAWVIEASDFNGPFAVYKDFIPSVNQWGEPKLYCPDGYPASGSIVSLLSSFLEEVKSHIVRQKALPSPGISTSHFSQPKILIFGFSKGGTVLNQIVTELGFSDIELSRDELMEEKEISMEEDIHIIPRTKETLLTSIREIHYVDVGLNSPGAYITDDGAIEKISKRLTQVDKGICFILHGTPKQWRDSRRSWICDEKDKLVDLLEYEAQRSGGKLQVCEKFYFADRSPDLQMHFEIIEKLDVS from the exons ATGGACCGCTGGTGTGGAGTTCTGAATGTCCCATTACATCCTCTTGCTCGGTCCTGCTACCGTGTTGCAGCATCTCTCTGCCTTTCCCCTACTTCCAAAACACTAATT GTTCCTTCAGCAAATGCCATCTTTTTCGGCGGAGATCGAGTGGCAGGCACTGGTAATGAAGTTGTTGAGAGGTTATCAGACTTGCAAAATATAGCTGAAATACTGGTTTCAAAGATTGGTGGTTCAGTCAATGCTTGGGTTATTGAAGCTTCTGATTTCAATGGGCCTTTTGCTGTGTACAAGGACTTCATACCATCTGTTAATCAATGGGGAGAGCCAAAGTTATACTGCCCTGATGGATATCCAGCTTCTGGATCAATTGTTTCACTCTTGTCAAGTTTCCTTGAAGAG GTGAAGAGTCACATAGTGAGACAGAAAGCATTGCCCTCACCCGGAATATCCACATCGCATTTTAGTCAACCTAAGATATTAATTTTTGGATTTAGCAAGGGTGGCACTGTGCTTAACCAGATAGTTACTGAGCTTGGCTTCTCAGATATTGAATTATCTAGAGATGAGCTCATGGAGGAAAAGGAAATTAGTATGGAAGAAGATATTCATATCATACCTAGAACAAAGGAAACCCTTTTGACCAGTATCAGAGAGATTCATTATGTGGATGTTGGATTAAATTCACCTGGTGCATATATCACTGATGATGGTGCAATTGAGAAAATCTCCAAACGCCTAACACAAGTAGATAAAGGGATCTGTTTTATCCTTCATGGAACACCCAAGCAATGGCGTGACAGCAGACGTTCTTGGATATGCGATGAAAAAGACAAGTTGGTTGATCTGCTTGAATATGAAGCTCAGAGAAGCGGTGGAAAATTACAGGTTTGTGAGAAATTCTATTTTGCTGATAGGTCACCTGATTTGCAGATGCATTTTGAAATAATTGAAAAATTGGATGTCAGTTAA